One segment of Deltaproteobacteria bacterium DNA contains the following:
- a CDS encoding MBL fold metallo-hydrolase — MRFWGTRGSLPSPGPETPRYGGNTSCIEVRAGEHLLIFDAGSGIRELGNRLLRDMPITAHVFFTHYHWDHIMGFPFFGPLFVPGNEINLYGETKDDQDVLQILKGQMRGPYFPVTMEQEARSTLRSHELIPGSEVMVGDARVTTCRLHHPNDALAFRIDHHGRAVVYATDIEHDPALDRPLIELCRGADALIYDSTYTDTEYAGHIGWGHSTWRAGVDIAKAAKVKQFIIFHHLPERTDREVAGIERAARRVFPGAIAAREGMELTYPAAARVTSSARNGVKPAGKKASKKPARTATAPKKPATAKKATKKKAAKKARK; from the coding sequence GTGCGTTTCTGGGGAACGCGCGGATCCCTTCCCTCGCCGGGGCCGGAGACCCCCCGCTACGGTGGCAACACCTCCTGCATCGAGGTCCGGGCGGGCGAGCACCTGCTGATCTTCGATGCCGGCAGCGGCATCCGGGAGCTGGGCAACCGGCTCCTGCGGGACATGCCGATCACGGCCCACGTCTTCTTCACCCACTATCACTGGGACCACATCATGGGGTTCCCCTTCTTCGGCCCGCTCTTCGTGCCGGGGAACGAGATCAACCTCTACGGGGAGACCAAGGACGACCAGGACGTCCTGCAGATCCTCAAGGGACAGATGCGCGGTCCCTACTTCCCGGTGACGATGGAGCAGGAGGCCCGCTCCACCTTGCGCTCTCACGAGCTGATCCCGGGCAGCGAGGTGATGGTGGGCGACGCCAGGGTCACGACCTGTCGGCTGCACCACCCCAACGACGCGCTGGCCTTCCGCATCGATCACCACGGTCGGGCGGTGGTCTACGCCACCGACATCGAGCACGACCCGGCGCTCGATCGGCCGCTGATCGAGCTCTGCCGCGGCGCCGACGCGCTCATCTACGACTCGACCTACACCGACACCGAGTACGCCGGTCACATCGGCTGGGGCCACTCGACCTGGCGCGCCGGCGTCGACATCGCGAAGGCCGCGAAGGTCAAGCAGTTCATCATCTTCCACCACCTCCCCGAGCGGACCGACCGGGAGGTCGCCGGCATCGAGCGGGCGGCCCGCCGGGTCTTCCCCGGCGCGATCGCCGCCCGGGAGGGGATGGAGCTGACCTACCCCGCCGCGGCCCGGGTCACGTCCTCCGCCCGAAACGGCGTCAAGCCGGCCGGGAAGAAGGCGTCGAAGAAGCCCGCCAGGACCGCGACGGCTCCGAAGAAGCCCGCGACCGCGAAGAAGGCCACCAAGAAGAAGGCGGCCAAGAAGGCGCGGAAGTAG
- a CDS encoding DUF3501 family protein has translation MKPITTETILPLGAYLQVREQMRRDIIEHKKNRRIEVGPQVTFVFEDRKTTLFQVQEILRCEEITDPEAIASELAIYNGILPDDGQLSATVMIAFSSTADIRAERKKLVGMMENVRLRFGDHALPARFEEGRETEERISAVQYISFEFDAAAIEAFGAADEVVLAIEHPGYEHQTVLWQGMKDSLLGDLS, from the coding sequence ATGAAGCCGATCACCACCGAGACGATCCTGCCCCTCGGGGCCTATCTCCAGGTGCGCGAGCAGATGCGCCGGGACATCATCGAGCACAAGAAGAACCGCCGGATCGAGGTCGGGCCGCAGGTCACCTTCGTCTTCGAGGATCGCAAGACCACCCTCTTCCAGGTGCAGGAGATCCTGCGCTGCGAGGAGATCACCGACCCCGAGGCCATCGCCAGCGAGCTGGCGATCTACAACGGCATCCTCCCGGACGACGGGCAGCTCTCGGCCACCGTGATGATCGCCTTCTCCTCCACCGCGGACATCCGGGCCGAACGCAAGAAGCTGGTGGGCATGATGGAGAACGTGAGGCTCCGCTTCGGAGATCACGCCCTGCCGGCCCGCTTCGAGGAGGGGCGCGAGACCGAGGAGCGCATCTCCGCCGTGCAGTACATCTCCTTCGAGTTCGACGCCGCGGCCATCGAGGCCTTCGGCGCCGCCGACGAGGTGGTGCTGGCCATCGAGCACCCCGGCTACGAGCACCAGACCGTCCTCTGGCAGGGGATGAAGGACTCCCTGCTCGGCGATCTGAGCTAG
- a CDS encoding heterodisulfide reductase-related iron-sulfur binding cluster yields MRGFDPKHPDFFDRDDLDREMDRINDICHGCRLCFNLCPSFPALFDAMDENEYEHASELTAAERWRVVDLCYNCKLCFPKCPYIPPHEYELDFPALMLRAKAVRAKHEGLTTQDRFLGNPGLVGKIGGIAPKLTNAVNTPGSLPRKMLELTMGIAAERKLPPIAEETFSAWFARRGPSRPREDAPPQGTVALFHTCSVEQHWPGTGKALVEVLEHNGFEVVIPDQKCCGMPALDGGDIETARAWGLTNLEALHAAVEAGQEIVVPGPSCSLMIRKDYPELLGDDRAKVVAEHTHDAGEFLWKLHKEERLVEEFVWRPESVAYHQPCHLKVQNIGVPAQRLMKLLGAKVTIVDLCSGMDGTWGMKKEYYELSSKQAKKLVGRIESAGAELTASDCSMAALQVEDAGAPRPLHPIEILHRAYGLAREE; encoded by the coding sequence ATGCGAGGCTTCGACCCCAAGCACCCCGACTTCTTCGATCGAGACGACCTCGACCGGGAGATGGATCGGATCAACGACATCTGTCACGGCTGTCGTCTCTGCTTCAACCTCTGCCCCTCCTTCCCGGCGCTCTTCGACGCCATGGACGAGAACGAGTACGAGCACGCCTCGGAGCTCACGGCGGCCGAGCGGTGGCGGGTGGTGGACCTCTGCTACAACTGCAAGCTCTGCTTCCCGAAGTGCCCCTACATCCCGCCCCACGAGTACGAGCTGGACTTCCCGGCGCTGATGCTCCGGGCCAAGGCCGTCCGGGCCAAGCACGAGGGGCTCACCACCCAGGATCGCTTCCTGGGGAACCCCGGCCTGGTGGGGAAGATCGGGGGCATCGCGCCGAAGCTCACCAACGCCGTGAACACTCCGGGCAGCCTGCCCCGGAAGATGCTCGAGCTGACGATGGGCATCGCCGCGGAGCGCAAGCTGCCCCCCATCGCCGAGGAGACCTTCTCGGCCTGGTTCGCGCGGCGCGGCCCGAGCCGCCCCCGGGAGGACGCCCCCCCGCAGGGGACCGTGGCCCTCTTCCACACCTGCTCGGTGGAGCAGCACTGGCCGGGCACCGGCAAGGCGCTGGTCGAGGTGCTCGAGCACAACGGCTTCGAGGTGGTGATCCCCGATCAGAAGTGCTGCGGGATGCCCGCCCTGGACGGCGGTGACATCGAGACCGCCCGGGCCTGGGGCCTGACGAACCTGGAGGCCCTCCACGCCGCCGTCGAGGCCGGGCAGGAGATCGTCGTCCCGGGGCCGAGCTGCTCCCTGATGATCCGCAAGGACTACCCCGAGCTCCTCGGCGACGATCGGGCGAAGGTGGTGGCCGAGCACACCCACGACGCCGGCGAGTTCCTCTGGAAGCTGCACAAGGAGGAGCGCCTGGTCGAGGAGTTCGTCTGGCGGCCCGAGAGCGTGGCCTACCACCAGCCCTGCCACCTCAAGGTCCAGAACATCGGGGTGCCGGCCCAGCGGCTGATGAAGCTGCTCGGCGCCAAGGTGACCATCGTGGACCTCTGCTCCGGCATGGACGGCACCTGGGGCATGAAGAAGGAGTACTACGAGCTCTCGTCGAAGCAGGCGAAGAAGCTGGTGGGCCGGATCGAGAGCGCGGGCGCCGAGCTCACGGCCTCCGACTGCTCGATGGCGGCCCTCCAGGTGGAGGACGCCGGCGCCCCGCGCCCCCTCCACCCGATCGAGATCCTCCACCGGGCCTACGGGCTCGCGCGGGAAGAATGA
- a CDS encoding rubrerythrin family protein, with amino-acid sequence MAELKGTKTHENLKEAFAGESQANRRYLYFAKQADVEGYPDVAGLFRDTAEGETGHAHGHLEYLAQVGDPATGEPIGDTEANLKSAIAGETYEYTEMYPGFAKTARDEGFEEIAEWFETLAKAEKSHAGRFEKGLSELD; translated from the coding sequence ATGGCAGAGCTGAAGGGAACCAAGACCCACGAGAACCTCAAGGAGGCCTTCGCCGGCGAGTCGCAGGCGAACCGCCGCTACCTCTACTTCGCCAAGCAGGCGGACGTGGAGGGCTACCCGGACGTGGCGGGCCTCTTCCGGGACACCGCCGAGGGTGAGACCGGGCACGCCCACGGCCACCTCGAGTACCTGGCCCAGGTCGGCGATCCGGCCACCGGTGAGCCCATCGGCGACACCGAGGCCAACCTGAAGTCGGCGATCGCCGGCGAGACCTACGAGTACACCGAGATGTACCCGGGCTTCGCCAAGACCGCGCGCGACGAGGGCTTCGAGGAGATCGCCGAGTGGTTCGAGACCCTGGCCAAGGCCGAGAAGTCGCACGCCGGCCGCTTCGAGAAGGGTCTCTCCGAACTTGATTAG
- a CDS encoding transcriptional repressor has product MLNSEQIQERVDAFVVACRQNGYSVTPQRLALYRELVSTDQHPSPEILFEKVRAQMPTLSLATVYKAVDTFRALGVIADVSPLHDRMRLDGNTEPHHHLICVDCKRVVDLSSGLLDQLKVPAEQASGFEVFTHSVQFTGRCPDCGSAG; this is encoded by the coding sequence ATGCTGAATTCAGAGCAGATCCAGGAGCGAGTGGACGCCTTCGTCGTCGCCTGCCGCCAGAACGGCTACTCGGTCACCCCGCAGCGGCTGGCCCTCTACCGGGAGCTCGTCTCCACCGATCAGCACCCCTCCCCGGAGATCCTCTTCGAGAAGGTCCGGGCCCAGATGCCCACCCTCTCCCTGGCGACGGTCTACAAGGCCGTGGACACCTTCCGGGCCCTGGGAGTCATCGCCGACGTCAGCCCCCTCCACGATCGGATGCGCCTCGACGGCAACACCGAGCCGCACCACCACCTCATCTGTGTGGACTGCAAGCGGGTGGTCGACCTCTCCAGTGGCCTCCTCGACCAGCTGAAGGTCCCGGCCGAGCAGGCGAGCGGCTTCGAGGTCTTCACCCACTCCGTGCAGTTCACCGGGCGCTGCCCGGACTGCGGCAGCGCGGGCTAG
- the bcp gene encoding thioredoxin-dependent thiol peroxidase, with the protein MATLMDLVGKRAPAFSLKGDDGEQHALKDHRGKAVVIYFYPKAMTPGCTTESRDFSASLKAFEKAGAVVLGISPDAPERLARFREKEGLTHVLLSDPDHVVAEKYGAWGEKKLYGRSFEGILRSTVLVGPQGKVLRAWPKVKVKGHAQAVLEALLEG; encoded by the coding sequence ATGGCTACCCTCATGGACCTCGTGGGCAAGCGCGCCCCCGCCTTCAGCCTGAAGGGCGATGACGGCGAGCAGCACGCGCTGAAGGACCACCGCGGCAAGGCGGTGGTGATCTACTTCTACCCGAAGGCCATGACCCCGGGTTGCACGACCGAGTCCCGGGACTTCTCGGCCTCGCTGAAGGCCTTCGAGAAGGCCGGCGCGGTGGTCCTGGGGATCTCTCCGGACGCCCCCGAGCGCCTGGCCCGCTTCCGGGAGAAGGAGGGGCTGACCCACGTCCTCCTCTCGGACCCGGACCACGTGGTCGCCGAGAAGTACGGCGCCTGGGGGGAGAAGAAGCTCTACGGCCGCTCCTTCGAGGGGATTCTGCGCTCGACGGTGCTGGTCGGGCCGCAGGGGAAGGTGCTGCGGGCCTGGCCCAAGGTGAAGGTGAAGGGGCACGCGCAGGCGGTGCTGGAGGCCCTCCTCGAGGGCTGA
- a CDS encoding 2-oxoacid:acceptor oxidoreductase subunit alpha → MATPEAKNTETATTELDQVIIRFAGDSGDGMQLTGTQFTNTSAMAGNDLSTLPDYPAEIRAPAGTVAGVSGFQVAFSSKEVYTPGDELDVLVCMNPAALKRYLHDVKSGGTLLVNSGAFTDRGLKIAGYEENPVNDGSLSGYRVIEIDITALTAQALSETELTPKQIDRCKNFYTLGVLYWMYSRDLQPTLDWIADKFKGKGKEKFAEANALALKAGHAYGETAEIFQGRYEVGSRKNIEPGTYTALNGNRAVALGMVAASERAGIPLFLGSYPITPASEILHELSYLKHHDVVTFQAEDEIAAACSMVGASFAGHLALTTTSGPGLALKTEAIGLGVIAELPMVIVNVQRGGPSTGLPTKTEQADLMQSIYGRNGEAPVPVLAARSPAECFHAAVEAARIAVKYMTPVILLTDGYLANGSEPFRVPTLEELPEINVKFADDPATFQPYSRDEKTLARPWAIPGTPGLEHRIGGLEKQDVTGGVSYDPDNHHKMIGYRAEKIRRIAKDIEAPEINGDDSGKLLILGWGSTFGVIATTVERLRKEGKSVSQMHLRHLFPMHAKVGETLKKFDKVLVPEINFGQLDKLLRLEFLADNLVSLGIARGLPLKTADIMAKANELLG, encoded by the coding sequence ATGGCAACACCAGAGGCGAAGAACACCGAGACCGCCACCACCGAGCTCGATCAGGTCATCATCCGATTCGCGGGCGACTCGGGTGACGGCATGCAGCTCACCGGCACCCAGTTCACGAACACCAGCGCGATGGCCGGCAACGACCTCTCGACGCTGCCGGACTACCCCGCCGAGATCCGCGCGCCGGCCGGCACCGTGGCCGGTGTCTCCGGATTCCAGGTCGCCTTCTCCAGCAAGGAGGTCTACACGCCGGGCGATGAGCTCGACGTCCTGGTCTGCATGAACCCCGCGGCGCTCAAGCGCTATCTGCACGACGTGAAGAGCGGCGGCACCTTGCTCGTCAACTCCGGCGCCTTCACCGATCGCGGTCTGAAGATCGCGGGCTACGAGGAGAACCCGGTCAACGACGGCTCGCTCTCGGGCTACCGGGTGATCGAGATCGACATCACCGCGCTGACCGCCCAGGCGCTCTCCGAGACTGAGCTGACCCCCAAGCAGATCGATCGCTGCAAGAACTTCTACACCCTCGGCGTCCTCTATTGGATGTACAGCCGGGACCTCCAGCCGACGCTCGACTGGATCGCCGACAAGTTCAAGGGCAAGGGCAAGGAGAAGTTCGCCGAGGCCAACGCGCTCGCCCTCAAGGCCGGCCACGCCTACGGCGAGACCGCCGAGATCTTCCAGGGGCGCTACGAGGTCGGCTCGCGCAAGAACATCGAGCCGGGCACCTACACCGCCCTGAACGGCAACCGCGCCGTGGCCCTCGGGATGGTCGCCGCCTCCGAGCGCGCCGGCATCCCCCTCTTCCTGGGCAGCTACCCCATCACCCCGGCCTCGGAGATCCTCCACGAGCTCTCCTACCTGAAGCACCACGACGTGGTGACCTTCCAGGCCGAGGACGAGATCGCCGCCGCCTGCTCGATGGTCGGCGCCTCCTTCGCGGGTCACCTCGCCCTGACCACCACCTCCGGTCCGGGCCTGGCCCTCAAGACCGAGGCCATCGGCCTGGGCGTCATCGCCGAGCTGCCGATGGTCATCGTCAACGTGCAGCGGGGCGGCCCCTCCACCGGCCTGCCCACCAAGACCGAGCAGGCCGACCTGATGCAGTCGATCTACGGCCGCAACGGTGAGGCGCCGGTCCCCGTCCTGGCGGCCCGCAGCCCGGCGGAGTGCTTCCACGCCGCGGTCGAGGCCGCCCGGATCGCCGTGAAGTACATGACGCCGGTCATCCTCCTCACCGACGGCTACCTCGCCAACGGCTCCGAGCCCTTCCGGGTCCCCACCCTCGAGGAGCTCCCCGAGATCAACGTGAAGTTCGCCGACGATCCGGCGACCTTCCAGCCCTACTCCCGGGACGAGAAGACCCTGGCGCGGCCCTGGGCCATCCCGGGCACGCCCGGCCTCGAGCACCGCATCGGTGGTCTGGAGAAGCAGGACGTCACCGGCGGTGTCTCCTACGATCCGGACAACCACCACAAGATGATCGGCTACCGCGCCGAGAAGATCCGCCGGATCGCCAAGGACATCGAGGCCCCCGAGATCAACGGGGACGATAGCGGCAAGCTCCTCATCCTCGGCTGGGGCTCAACCTTCGGGGTCATCGCCACCACCGTCGAGCGGCTGCGCAAGGAGGGCAAGTCGGTCTCGCAGATGCACCTGCGGCACCTCTTCCCCATGCACGCGAAGGTGGGTGAGACGCTCAAGAAGTTCGACAAGGTGCTCGTCCCCGAGATCAACTTCGGGCAGCTCGACAAGCTCCTGCGCCTCGAGTTCCTCGCCGACAACCTGGTCTCCCTGGGCATCGCCCGGGGCCTTCCGCTCAAGACCGCCGACATCATGGCCAAGGCCAACGAGCTCCTGGGGTAA
- a CDS encoding 2-oxoacid:ferredoxin oxidoreductase subunit beta, producing MTSTATTDTPVKLTKKDFDAGIDVRWCPGCGDFAILAAVQRTLPELPYKKEDYVFVSGIGCSSRFPYYMATYGFHTIHGRAPAIAMGVKATRPELSVWVATGDGDALSIGGNHFIHTLRRNPDINILLFNNRIYGLTKGQYSPTSETGKKTKSSPLGSIDHPFNPVSVALGAEGTFIARVVDRDAKHVSEILKAAALHKGTSFMEIYQNCLIFNDGAYNHMTERSVKAENVLYLEEGKPLLFGEKNEKGIVLDELGQPKAVRVEDVGIDAILKHDPKSPDPSYAFMLSRMGLDGVLPTPVGIFRAVERPTYEDMLHKQIADAKPDGKKADLHDLLTSGSSWTIS from the coding sequence ATGACTTCCACAGCAACGACCGACACTCCCGTGAAGCTGACCAAGAAGGACTTCGACGCTGGCATCGACGTGCGCTGGTGCCCGGGCTGCGGCGACTTCGCCATCCTCGCAGCCGTGCAGCGGACCCTTCCCGAGCTGCCCTACAAGAAGGAGGACTACGTCTTCGTCTCGGGCATCGGGTGCAGCTCGCGCTTCCCCTACTACATGGCCACCTACGGCTTCCACACCATCCACGGCCGCGCTCCGGCCATCGCGATGGGCGTGAAGGCCACCCGCCCCGAGCTCTCGGTGTGGGTCGCCACGGGTGACGGTGACGCCCTCTCCATCGGCGGCAACCACTTCATCCACACCCTGCGTCGCAACCCGGACATCAACATCCTGCTCTTCAACAACCGGATCTACGGCCTGACCAAGGGGCAGTACTCGCCGACTTCCGAGACGGGCAAGAAGACCAAGTCCTCTCCGCTCGGCTCCATCGACCACCCCTTCAACCCGGTGAGCGTCGCCCTCGGAGCCGAGGGCACCTTCATCGCGCGAGTGGTGGATCGGGACGCGAAGCACGTCTCGGAGATCCTCAAGGCGGCCGCCCTCCACAAGGGCACCTCCTTCATGGAGATCTACCAGAACTGCCTGATCTTCAACGACGGCGCCTACAACCACATGACCGAGCGCTCGGTGAAGGCCGAGAACGTGCTCTACCTCGAGGAGGGGAAGCCCCTGCTCTTCGGTGAGAAGAACGAGAAGGGCATCGTCCTGGACGAGCTGGGTCAGCCCAAGGCCGTGCGGGTCGAGGACGTCGGCATCGACGCCATCCTCAAGCACGACCCGAAGTCGCCCGATCCCTCCTACGCCTTCATGCTCTCGCGCATGGGTCTCGACGGCGTCCTGCCCACGCCGGTGGGTATCTTCCGCGCCGTCGAGCGGCCGACCTACGAGGACATGCTGCACAAGCAGATCGCCGACGCCAAGCCGGACGGCAAGAAGGCCGACCTCCACGACCTGCTCACCTCGGGCAGCTCCTGGACGATCAGCTAG
- a CDS encoding lytic transglycosylase domain-containing protein yields MSQAAGLLLLATTLVAVPAEFPAPEALEPNVRFWESVYSRYRSDQVVIHDTRHLDVVYHVFDLGPFWLFPDTGTSEERLARRAGRKAKIEEELARVGAALGEIEAARRRGARPEGFARELHDRLEEAGRLEMIAGAAGRLRWQYGLADRFQGGIARFEAWEELVTAEFAAAGLPRELTALPFVESLFDPGARSHVGAAGILQLMPATARELGLRRGPGYDERRDPILAARAAARMLRRNYERLGNWPLALTGYNHGPNGVARGVRQVGSSDLIDLIARYSSPSWGFASENFYAEFLAARRVLDARAEHFGDWVASPPVRLHPLELPRSATLDQLYRGPCLEQGEQETFARLNPALDEAALAGRISLPQGLRVYLPRDPAPRSASACLAKRVLASPKLEPPEPEPAAEAELEPEVEPEPEPEPEVELEAPPEPEPGPTPSLAEDPPEEPAVEPADRSEDEGDRESEDEAETREEGGAGPDGPTPPSSDPEASAG; encoded by the coding sequence ATGAGTCAGGCCGCGGGTCTCCTCCTCCTCGCCACCACCCTGGTGGCCGTGCCGGCCGAGTTCCCCGCACCCGAGGCGCTGGAGCCGAACGTCCGGTTCTGGGAGTCCGTCTACTCGAGGTACCGGAGCGACCAGGTCGTGATCCACGACACCCGGCACCTGGACGTCGTCTACCACGTCTTCGACCTGGGCCCCTTCTGGCTCTTCCCGGACACCGGCACGAGCGAGGAGCGCCTGGCGCGGCGGGCTGGCCGCAAGGCGAAGATCGAGGAGGAGCTCGCCCGGGTCGGCGCGGCGCTGGGAGAGATCGAGGCAGCCCGGCGCCGCGGGGCCCGGCCGGAGGGCTTCGCTCGTGAGCTCCACGATCGGCTGGAGGAGGCCGGTCGGCTCGAGATGATCGCCGGTGCCGCCGGCCGTCTACGCTGGCAGTACGGGCTGGCCGATCGCTTCCAGGGAGGCATCGCCCGCTTCGAGGCCTGGGAGGAGCTGGTGACGGCGGAGTTCGCTGCCGCGGGCCTGCCCCGGGAGCTCACCGCGCTGCCCTTCGTCGAGTCGCTCTTCGATCCGGGCGCGCGCTCGCACGTCGGCGCGGCGGGCATCCTCCAGCTGATGCCGGCCACGGCCCGGGAGCTGGGCCTGCGTCGGGGGCCGGGCTACGACGAGCGGCGTGATCCGATCCTGGCGGCCCGGGCGGCCGCCAGGATGCTCCGGCGCAACTACGAGCGCCTGGGCAACTGGCCGCTGGCCCTGACCGGCTACAATCACGGCCCCAACGGCGTGGCCCGGGGTGTGAGGCAGGTGGGCTCGAGCGATCTGATCGATCTCATCGCTCGCTACAGCTCGCCGAGCTGGGGCTTCGCCAGCGAGAACTTCTACGCCGAGTTCCTCGCGGCGCGCAGGGTCCTCGATGCTCGCGCCGAGCACTTCGGTGACTGGGTGGCGAGCCCTCCGGTGCGCCTCCATCCCCTGGAGCTCCCGCGCAGCGCGACCCTCGATCAGCTCTACCGGGGGCCTTGCCTCGAGCAGGGTGAGCAGGAGACCTTCGCCCGCCTCAACCCCGCCCTCGACGAGGCGGCCCTGGCCGGGAGGATCTCGCTGCCGCAGGGTCTGCGGGTCTACCTGCCCCGGGATCCGGCGCCGCGCTCCGCCTCGGCCTGCCTCGCGAAGAGGGTCCTTGCCTCGCCGAAGCTGGAGCCTCCCGAGCCCGAGCCGGCGGCCGAAGCCGAGCTCGAGCCCGAGGTCGAGCCGGAGCCGGAGCCGGAGCCGGAGGTCGAGCTCGAGGCTCCTCCGGAGCCCGAGCCGGGACCGACGCCCTCCCTCGCGGAGGATCCCCCGGAGGAGCCCGCCGTGGAGCCCGCCGACCGGTCAGAGGACGAAGGTGACCGGGAGTCCGAGGACGAGGCAGAAACCAGAGAAGAAGGGGGAGCAGGCCCGGACGGCCCCACTCCCCCTTCGTCGGATCCGGAAGCCTCGGCGGGCTAG